The Panicum virgatum strain AP13 chromosome 5K, P.virgatum_v5, whole genome shotgun sequence genome has a window encoding:
- the LOC120709935 gene encoding uncharacterized protein LOC120709935 produces MRPRSRREGAAALRDGLRRGGGGGSSRRGSRGRPGARRGRRQSFLKYLRGGVVAGAQRAPVAATTVAASACEAGGGGGGGACSAGDVEDNTSFFDLEFAVPGDESATSDAEEERVEFNFAVAGGDVAASGGGEVVAVDAVAAPADADTGEAKDGAEEAERDEEQWPSGTPCGGEVAVGGEVVAVDEVAAPAGAKTGEAKDGAKEAETAEEAALAQRRRS; encoded by the coding sequence ATGCGCCCGCGCAGCCGCCGGGAAGGAGCAGCGGCCCTCCGGGATGGCctgcggaggggcggcggcggagggagcagccGTCGTGGCTCGCGCGGGAGGCCTGGCGCGCGCAGGGGAAGGAGGCAAAGCTTCCTCAAGTacctgcgcggcggcgtggtcgcCGGCGCCCAGCGCGCGCCCGTGGCCGCCACGACCGTAGCCGCGTCGGCGTgcgaagccggcggcggcggaggaggtggcgctTGCAGCGCCGGGGACGTCGAGGACAACACGTCCTTCTTCGACTTGGAGTTCGCGGTGCCCGGCGACGAGAGCGCCACATCcgacgcggaggaggagcgAGTGGAGTTCAACTTCGCCGTGGCCGGCGGGGATGTCGCCGCGTCCGGCGGGGGCGAGGTGGTGGCCGTCGACGCGGTGGCCGCGCCGGCCGACGCAGATACGGGCGAGGCAAaggacggcgcggaggaggcggagagggaCGAGGAGCAGTGGCCCTCCGGGACGCCCTGCGGAGGTGAGGTGGCCGTCGGGGGCGAGGTGGTGGCCGTCGACGAGgtggccgcgccggccggcgcgAAGACGGGCGAGGCAAAGGACGGCGCGAAGGAGGCGGAGACGGCCGAGGAGGCTGCTCTGgcccagcggcggcgcagctga